From the genome of Brevibacterium sp. JSBI002, one region includes:
- a CDS encoding N5-glutamine methyltransferase family protein, whose product MPKLDELVARRVAGEPLEQIVGWVDVAGLRLSVRPGVFVPRQRTALLAAHAVAVTRRMLDPQGNGARTTACSNSDADRPVVLEAFSGVGPVASVVASLVPGVEIHVGDAQAEAVRCAVENVERCIQSGDSAHAGESTQAGGSEQANESGTTVSGHVLDCLHGLPHTLRHSVSVIAAVPPYVPETAADFLPHEALDFEPSSALFGGSDGLDLIRRLITESLDWLAPDGLLLIELGRGQVAGAAGFAAEQGLEARSHLGEGDQTVVLELRRRN is encoded by the coding sequence GTGCCGAAACTCGATGAGCTCGTTGCACGACGCGTGGCCGGTGAACCCCTCGAGCAGATCGTCGGCTGGGTTGATGTCGCGGGTCTGCGACTGAGCGTGCGTCCCGGAGTGTTTGTGCCGCGGCAGCGGACTGCTCTGCTTGCGGCTCACGCAGTCGCGGTGACCCGACGGATGCTGGACCCACAGGGAAATGGGGCCAGGACCACCGCATGCTCAAACTCTGATGCCGACCGGCCCGTTGTGCTCGAAGCGTTCAGCGGAGTCGGCCCGGTCGCCTCAGTGGTGGCCTCCTTGGTGCCGGGGGTGGAGATCCACGTCGGCGATGCTCAGGCGGAGGCCGTGCGGTGTGCAGTGGAGAATGTCGAACGCTGCATCCAATCGGGGGACTCTGCGCACGCGGGGGAGTCTACGCAGGCCGGCGGGTCCGAACAGGCAAATGAGTCCGGCACCACCGTGTCGGGGCATGTCCTCGACTGCCTGCACGGACTGCCCCACACGCTGCGGCATTCAGTCTCCGTGATCGCTGCCGTGCCGCCGTACGTTCCTGAAACGGCAGCCGATTTTCTGCCGCATGAGGCCCTCGACTTCGAACCGAGCAGCGCACTCTTCGGCGGCTCCGACGGACTCGACCTTATCCGTCGACTCATCACGGAGTCGTTGGACTGGCTGGCCCCGGATGGTTTGCTGCTCATCGAGCTCGGGCGAGGTCAGGTTGCAGGGGCCGCCGGGTTCGCAGCCGAGCAGGGGCTGGAAGCCCGGAGCCACCTCGGCGAGGGTGACCAGACGGTCGTGCTCGAACTGCGCCGTCGAAACTGA
- the dxr gene encoding 1-deoxy-D-xylulose-5-phosphate reductoisomerase yields the protein MSKRGFIVVGSTGSVGTQALDVLAEHRDEHAIIGLAAGSQIDLLLEQALDFHVPVIGLTTPPAGGEAEVRARLNELAAQRGTADPVEAIHLGDAAAEAVASLAADMVLNAITGAAGLGATLAALERGTDVALANKESLIIGGSIVLDAARASGARLVPVDSEHSAIAQALRAGTHGEVSKLIITASGGPFRGMTRDALRRVTPAQALNHPTWSMGSMITINSATLVNKGLEVIEAHLLFDIDFDHIEVVVHPQSQIHSMVEFTDASTIAQISPPDMRLPISYALGTQDDGTTKRLTSGAVPHNWGQPMHWSFEPVNHLAFPALGLAIDAGKKGRSYPAVLNAANEELVAAFIAGDIAFTGIDKGLARALAAHEPAAEHTVETVLAADAWARDFARADVAEQNGGRR from the coding sequence GTGAGTAAACGTGGTTTCATTGTAGTCGGCTCAACCGGTTCGGTCGGCACCCAGGCCCTTGATGTCCTTGCCGAACACCGGGACGAGCACGCGATCATCGGCCTGGCAGCCGGGTCCCAGATCGACCTTCTGCTCGAGCAGGCCCTCGATTTCCACGTCCCCGTCATCGGACTCACGACCCCACCCGCCGGAGGCGAGGCCGAGGTGCGTGCCCGCCTGAACGAATTGGCTGCCCAGCGGGGGACCGCCGATCCTGTCGAAGCCATCCATCTCGGGGACGCCGCCGCCGAGGCGGTCGCGAGCTTGGCCGCAGACATGGTCCTCAACGCGATCACCGGTGCCGCCGGTCTCGGCGCGACCCTGGCCGCCCTCGAACGCGGCACGGATGTGGCCCTGGCGAACAAGGAATCCCTCATCATCGGCGGGTCCATCGTCCTCGACGCCGCTCGTGCCTCCGGGGCCCGCCTGGTGCCGGTCGACAGTGAGCACTCCGCCATCGCCCAGGCGCTGCGCGCCGGCACGCACGGTGAAGTCAGCAAGCTCATCATCACCGCGTCGGGCGGTCCCTTCCGCGGCATGACCCGCGATGCCCTGCGCCGGGTCACTCCCGCCCAGGCGCTCAACCATCCCACGTGGTCGATGGGGTCGATGATCACCATCAACTCGGCGACCCTGGTCAACAAGGGTCTCGAAGTCATCGAAGCCCATCTGCTCTTCGACATCGACTTCGACCACATCGAAGTCGTCGTGCATCCTCAGTCGCAGATCCATTCAATGGTCGAGTTCACCGATGCCTCGACGATCGCGCAGATCTCCCCACCGGATATGCGCCTGCCGATCTCCTATGCGCTGGGCACACAGGACGATGGAACGACGAAGCGACTGACCTCGGGGGCCGTTCCGCACAATTGGGGCCAGCCCATGCACTGGTCGTTCGAACCGGTCAACCATCTCGCCTTTCCCGCGCTCGGTCTGGCCATCGACGCCGGCAAGAAGGGCCGCAGCTACCCGGCCGTGCTCAACGCTGCCAATGAGGAACTCGTCGCCGCATTCATCGCCGGAGACATCGCCTTCACCGGAATCGACAAAGGCCTCGCCCGGGCTCTGGCCGCCCACGAACCGGCGGCCGAACACACGGTGGAGACGGTGCTGGCCGCCGATGCCTGGGCCAGGGACTTCGCTCGCGCCGACGTCGCCGAACAGAACGGAGGCCGCCGATGA
- the rlmN gene encoding 23S rRNA (adenine(2503)-C(2))-methyltransferase RlmN yields the protein MRDGRPLLNFKSARVKQPPQHLADMTMDERIDAVKEMGLPAFRAKQISTHYFSHYVTDTEAMTDLPKDKRAEIQERFFPHLLTEVRRLRTENGDTIKFLWRLFDGALVESVLMRYRNRVTLCVSSQCGCGMNCPFCATGQQGLTRNMSTAEIVGQVVRANQVIAAGELAEAPKSDMPGAGETALGAEADEDEAAGEAGFDGEATAASANGPERVSNIVFMGMGEPLANYKRVMNAVRRFVGPSPEGLGMSARRITISTVGLVPGINKLAAEDIPVTFALSLHAPDDELRDEMIPVNTRWKADEAIDAAYNYYQVTGRRVSIEYALIKDMNDHAWRAELLAKKLNARGRGWVHVNPIPLNPTPGSVWTASEPEVADEFVRRLIDQGIPTTIRDTRGSDIDGACGQLAAAD from the coding sequence ATGCGCGATGGCCGCCCCCTTCTCAACTTCAAGTCCGCACGGGTCAAGCAGCCTCCCCAGCACCTGGCCGATATGACGATGGACGAACGCATCGACGCGGTCAAGGAGATGGGACTGCCCGCTTTCCGGGCCAAGCAGATCTCCACCCACTACTTCAGCCACTATGTCACCGACACCGAGGCGATGACGGACCTGCCCAAGGACAAGCGGGCAGAGATCCAGGAACGGTTCTTCCCGCACCTGCTCACCGAAGTGCGCCGCCTGCGCACAGAGAACGGCGACACCATCAAGTTCCTGTGGCGCCTCTTCGACGGGGCACTCGTCGAGTCAGTGCTCATGCGCTACCGCAACCGGGTCACCCTGTGCGTGTCCAGCCAGTGCGGCTGCGGAATGAACTGCCCGTTCTGTGCCACCGGCCAGCAGGGGCTGACCAGGAACATGTCCACGGCCGAGATCGTCGGACAGGTCGTCCGGGCCAACCAGGTCATCGCCGCCGGCGAACTCGCCGAAGCTCCGAAGTCGGATATGCCCGGTGCTGGAGAGACCGCGCTCGGCGCGGAAGCCGACGAAGACGAAGCGGCGGGCGAAGCCGGATTCGACGGGGAGGCCACGGCCGCCTCGGCGAATGGCCCCGAACGGGTCTCGAACATCGTCTTCATGGGCATGGGCGAACCCCTGGCCAACTACAAGCGAGTGATGAACGCGGTGCGCCGGTTCGTCGGACCGAGCCCCGAAGGACTGGGCATGTCGGCCAGGCGGATCACGATCTCCACGGTCGGGCTCGTGCCGGGCATCAACAAGCTCGCCGCCGAGGACATCCCCGTCACGTTCGCCCTCAGCCTGCACGCGCCCGATGACGAGCTGCGGGATGAGATGATCCCGGTCAATACGCGGTGGAAGGCCGATGAGGCCATCGACGCAGCTTACAACTACTACCAGGTGACCGGACGCCGGGTGAGCATCGAATACGCGCTCATCAAGGACATGAACGACCACGCGTGGCGTGCGGAACTGCTGGCCAAGAAGCTCAACGCCCGCGGACGCGGCTGGGTCCACGTCAACCCGATCCCGCTCAACCCGACCCCGGGTTCGGTGTGGACGGCCTCCGAACCGGAGGTCGCCGACGAATTCGTCCGCCGCCTCATCGATCAGGGCATTCCGACGACGATCCGCGATACTCGCGGCTCAGACATCGACGGCGCCTGCGGCCAGCTCGCCGCAGCCGACTGA
- a CDS encoding serine hydrolase domain-containing protein yields MSTPGFVEPDVEAMAAALEAEAQKLDDKGASLAWGIFRRGGPARTVNGEVPYRIASMTKSFTAAAIGLLAADGLDLDAPFGAPLPELADTAIADRTCRQALTMSTGFTKDDPWADRMEAMTPAELTDWLHRGAIACAPADTGYEYSNLGYALLGMVAEAVTGRAFTELVSTEIFDPLKLTRTGFDHTDFPDLATGFRVDLGGRLHPAELTGPGVFSPIGGVISTVNDIGTWMDAHLDALERMDTYAPGSWSRILTDNQQPRRTMEVQTSDHHAETLSYGYGLETRLDTRFGRIVCHSGGYPGYGSHMRWFPDLGLSLVVLGNTTYYPAQRVVQDALDLGWAAATGRQGTRLERRATSAPVPRYPAAQPQIDAVMAAANLVNDFDDTVAEAIFSMNMDLDEPREERRERFARWRAEKQIDRPVTEADLEMVSPLRGVVTVPGTADENATITVGLNHLGEVQTITLSA; encoded by the coding sequence GTGAGCACACCCGGATTCGTCGAACCCGATGTCGAGGCGATGGCCGCGGCTCTCGAGGCCGAAGCACAGAAGCTCGACGACAAGGGTGCTTCCCTGGCATGGGGAATCTTTCGCCGAGGCGGCCCCGCCCGAACCGTGAATGGCGAGGTTCCGTACCGGATCGCTTCGATGACGAAGTCTTTCACCGCCGCAGCCATCGGGCTCCTCGCCGCCGACGGACTCGATCTCGACGCACCCTTCGGTGCCCCGCTCCCGGAACTGGCCGATACGGCCATCGCCGACCGCACCTGCCGACAGGCATTGACGATGAGCACCGGTTTCACGAAGGACGACCCGTGGGCGGACCGGATGGAGGCGATGACTCCGGCCGAGCTCACCGACTGGTTGCACCGCGGCGCCATCGCCTGCGCGCCCGCCGACACCGGCTATGAGTATTCGAACCTCGGCTATGCGCTTCTCGGCATGGTCGCCGAGGCGGTCACAGGCAGGGCGTTCACCGAACTCGTGTCCACTGAGATCTTCGATCCCCTGAAGCTCACGCGCACCGGTTTCGACCACACGGACTTCCCGGACCTGGCGACCGGGTTCCGCGTCGACCTGGGCGGCCGCCTCCACCCGGCCGAACTCACCGGCCCCGGAGTCTTCTCCCCCATCGGCGGGGTCATCTCCACGGTGAACGACATCGGCACATGGATGGATGCGCATCTCGACGCCCTCGAACGCATGGACACCTATGCTCCCGGGTCCTGGTCGCGGATACTGACCGACAACCAGCAGCCACGACGGACCATGGAAGTCCAGACAAGCGACCACCATGCGGAGACGCTCAGCTACGGGTACGGGCTCGAGACCCGTTTGGACACACGTTTCGGCCGCATCGTCTGCCATTCCGGCGGCTACCCAGGATACGGCTCACATATGCGCTGGTTCCCCGATCTGGGGCTCAGCCTCGTCGTGCTCGGCAATACGACCTATTACCCGGCGCAGCGCGTCGTCCAGGACGCGCTCGACCTCGGTTGGGCGGCGGCCACGGGACGACAGGGCACCCGGCTGGAACGTCGGGCCACCTCGGCGCCGGTGCCCCGTTATCCCGCCGCCCAACCCCAGATCGATGCCGTGATGGCCGCGGCGAACCTCGTCAACGACTTCGACGACACCGTCGCCGAGGCGATCTTCTCCATGAACATGGACCTCGACGAACCCCGCGAAGAGAGGCGGGAGCGCTTCGCCCGGTGGCGGGCGGAGAAGCAGATCGACCGTCCTGTCACCGAGGCGGACCTCGAGATGGTCTCCCCGTTGCGCGGAGTGGTCACAGTGCCGGGCACAGCAGATGAGAACGCCACGATCACGGTCGGCCTCAATCACCTCGGCGAGGTGCAGACGATCACCCTCAGTGCCTGA
- a CDS encoding M50 family metallopeptidase, translating into MTVVLYIVGIILFLVGISISIALHELGHLTPAKKFGVKVTHYMVGFGPTLFSFRRGETEYGIKAFPLGGFIAMPGMYPPEEATKARHETAAAAQKGGTAAGVDGGVDGTSGRLGEPGAALDSTGSETSGRLGEGMDDGDAAPLRRDRKKRKGRLFEDTMADAREFSNQEIEPGEEHRTFYALSVPKRLVVMFSGPFVNLVLGILIMGISLLGIGVVTPTTTVQTVVECAVPASEAQQRPASEQNTCRPDDQLTPAWEAGIKPGDEITSIAGVETRDWDQLSSVIKEHAGERVDVDFIRDGQAQTVTVPIIATERPKVDDAGKAVLNPDGTPQTETQGFFGVGPVQERQSLPLAEFPGAVWDQVSGVFHAIITLPVKLVDIGEVAVGTKDRDAEGLVGMVGVGRIAGEIVSTDQIDVVDKAQMGLGMLGSLNIFLFAFNMIPLLPLDGGHIAVGLYEGARRRINRWRGRGLVGPFDTAKLLPLTYVCIGLMLCMTALLVYVDLVKPITLDAIFNSGG; encoded by the coding sequence ATGACCGTTGTGCTCTACATCGTCGGGATCATCCTGTTCCTGGTCGGCATCTCGATCTCGATCGCGCTGCACGAACTCGGCCACCTCACCCCGGCGAAGAAGTTCGGGGTCAAAGTCACGCACTATATGGTCGGCTTCGGACCGACCCTGTTCTCCTTCCGCCGCGGTGAGACCGAGTACGGCATCAAAGCGTTCCCCCTCGGTGGGTTCATCGCGATGCCGGGAATGTATCCGCCCGAGGAGGCGACGAAGGCTCGCCATGAGACCGCCGCCGCTGCGCAGAAGGGCGGCACGGCCGCCGGCGTCGACGGCGGGGTCGACGGCACGTCGGGCCGCCTCGGCGAACCGGGCGCTGCACTCGACTCGACGGGCAGCGAAACCTCGGGCCGCCTCGGCGAGGGGATGGACGACGGTGATGCCGCTCCGCTGCGCCGGGACCGGAAGAAGCGGAAGGGGCGGCTGTTCGAGGACACGATGGCCGATGCCCGCGAGTTCTCGAACCAGGAGATCGAGCCGGGGGAGGAGCACCGGACGTTCTATGCACTCAGCGTGCCCAAACGCCTCGTCGTCATGTTCTCCGGTCCCTTCGTCAACCTCGTCCTGGGCATCCTCATCATGGGGATCTCGCTGCTGGGCATCGGTGTGGTCACTCCGACGACGACCGTCCAGACCGTCGTCGAATGTGCGGTGCCCGCCTCCGAAGCGCAGCAGCGTCCCGCCTCGGAGCAGAACACCTGCCGTCCCGATGATCAGCTCACCCCCGCGTGGGAGGCTGGGATCAAGCCGGGTGACGAGATCACCTCGATCGCCGGCGTCGAGACGAGGGACTGGGACCAGCTGTCCTCGGTCATCAAGGAACATGCCGGCGAACGCGTCGATGTCGACTTCATCCGCGATGGTCAGGCCCAAACGGTGACGGTGCCGATCATCGCCACCGAACGGCCGAAGGTCGACGATGCAGGCAAGGCCGTGCTCAACCCGGACGGAACTCCGCAGACCGAGACCCAAGGATTCTTCGGCGTCGGACCCGTCCAGGAACGCCAGTCCCTGCCGCTCGCGGAGTTCCCCGGCGCCGTGTGGGACCAGGTCTCCGGAGTCTTCCACGCGATCATCACCCTGCCGGTCAAACTCGTCGACATCGGCGAGGTGGCCGTCGGCACGAAGGACCGCGACGCCGAAGGGCTCGTCGGCATGGTCGGCGTGGGCCGCATCGCCGGTGAGATCGTGTCCACCGATCAGATCGACGTCGTCGACAAGGCGCAGATGGGGCTGGGCATGCTCGGCTCGCTCAACATCTTCCTCTTCGCGTTCAACATGATCCCGCTGCTGCCCCTCGACGGCGGACACATCGCCGTGGGTCTCTACGAAGGTGCGCGCCGCCGCATCAACCGGTGGCGCGGCCGCGGACTGGTCGGCCCCTTCGACACCGCGAAGCTGCTGCCGCTGACGTACGTGTGCATCGGGCTGATGCTGTGCATGACGGCGCTGCTCGTCTACGTCGACCTCGTCAAACCCATCACCCTCGACGCGATCTTCAACTCCGGCGGTTAG
- the frr gene encoding ribosome recycling factor: MIEETLAEAREKMDKAVEFTQEDFASIRTGRANPALFADIEIDYYGAPTPLQQLASFQTPEARTILVTPYDKGTLTDIENALRNSDIGANPANDGNVIRVVLPDLTEERRKEYVKIVKGKAEDGKVSIRNIRRHAKETLERIKKDGEAGEDEVTRSISELDDLTKSKVENVDKLLAQKEAELLEV, from the coding sequence GTGATTGAAGAGACACTGGCCGAAGCCAGAGAGAAGATGGACAAGGCCGTCGAATTCACGCAGGAGGACTTCGCGTCGATCCGCACCGGCCGTGCCAACCCCGCACTGTTCGCCGATATCGAGATCGACTACTACGGCGCACCGACACCGCTGCAGCAGCTCGCCTCGTTCCAGACGCCCGAGGCACGCACGATCCTCGTGACCCCCTACGACAAGGGCACGCTGACCGATATCGAGAACGCTCTGCGCAACTCCGACATCGGCGCGAACCCCGCCAACGACGGCAACGTCATCCGCGTCGTCCTCCCGGACCTCACCGAGGAACGCCGCAAGGAATACGTCAAGATCGTCAAGGGCAAGGCCGAAGACGGCAAGGTCTCCATCCGCAACATCCGCCGTCACGCCAAGGAGACTCTCGAACGAATCAAGAAGGACGGCGAAGCCGGCGAGGACGAGGTCACTCGCAGCATCTCCGAGCTCGACGATCTGACGAAGAGCAAGGTCGAAAACGTCGACAAGCTGCTTGCGCAGAAGGAAGCTGAGCTGCTCGAGGTCTGA
- a CDS encoding phosphatidate cytidylyltransferase: MIAVTGSDSPATDPAPVGEPDPSDEAARVETPFPKRRDLRNSDKPYSPDDPESNPTGEAAAADSEPEPKDYGRAGRNLPAAIGMGLLIGGVVLASLIFLPISFLFIVLVGIVAAMWELANALSRSGSLVSRVPTMVSAACMVVATFIGGREALWVTFAASAGAVMLFTMVERRKNAVKDVSLSLFALTYVGLMACFIVYILTQPDGNFYVIIFLAAVVASDTGGYVFGVLWGKHPIAPRISPKKSWEGYLGSTVFAAAVATVLAVTVVDAPFWTGLVIGAVIPAFATLGDFSESMIKRDLELKDMGTLLPGHGGVMDRLDSILPTAPVALVLFSVLPGYL; the protein is encoded by the coding sequence ATGATCGCCGTGACAGGGTCCGACAGCCCCGCAACAGATCCGGCTCCCGTCGGGGAGCCGGATCCGTCAGACGAGGCCGCGCGGGTCGAGACCCCTTTCCCCAAGCGTCGAGACCTGCGCAACTCGGACAAGCCGTATTCGCCTGACGACCCGGAGTCGAATCCGACCGGCGAGGCGGCTGCGGCCGATTCCGAACCTGAACCGAAGGACTATGGTCGAGCAGGACGCAACCTGCCGGCCGCGATCGGCATGGGACTGCTCATCGGCGGCGTGGTGCTCGCGTCCCTGATCTTCTTGCCGATCTCGTTCCTCTTCATCGTCCTCGTCGGCATCGTCGCCGCAATGTGGGAGTTGGCGAACGCTCTGTCACGTTCCGGCTCCCTCGTCTCCCGCGTGCCCACCATGGTGTCGGCAGCCTGTATGGTCGTGGCGACTTTCATCGGGGGCCGCGAAGCACTCTGGGTGACCTTCGCCGCCAGTGCAGGGGCAGTCATGCTCTTCACGATGGTCGAGCGCCGGAAGAACGCAGTCAAAGACGTCTCGCTCTCCCTCTTCGCTCTCACCTACGTCGGCCTCATGGCCTGCTTCATCGTTTACATCCTCACCCAGCCGGACGGCAACTTCTACGTCATCATCTTCCTTGCCGCGGTCGTCGCCTCCGACACCGGCGGCTACGTCTTCGGCGTGCTCTGGGGCAAGCACCCCATCGCTCCGAGGATCTCTCCGAAGAAGTCCTGGGAAGGCTACCTCGGCTCCACTGTCTTCGCCGCAGCGGTCGCAACGGTCCTCGCCGTCACCGTCGTCGATGCTCCGTTCTGGACCGGTTTGGTCATCGGTGCCGTCATCCCCGCTTTCGCCACTCTCGGCGACTTCAGCGAATCGATGATCAAGCGCGACCTCGAACTCAAGGACATGGGCACCCTGCTGCCCGGCCACGGCGGTGTTATGGATCGACTCGACTCGATCCTGCCGACCGCCCCGGTCGCGCTCGTTCTCTTCTCGGTCCTGCCCGGCTACCTCTGA
- a CDS encoding DivIVA domain-containing protein gives MADTTFPRMSGWKNGYDPKQVDSFFKRARESFERPTPQPGDLDSRAVRTVGFDLVRKGYHVAVVDAALDRLEDAFAKQARDRLIAQSGQDAWVSELTRVAASLRGRLVREPGERFDNPPPGVIGYDITQVDDMCDKVNSYFTQGVAMSVDQVRRVLFKTAKGKKAYNEDQVDAFIDRVVEVMASVD, from the coding sequence ATGGCGGACACGACTTTCCCTCGAATGTCCGGTTGGAAGAACGGATACGACCCCAAGCAGGTCGACAGCTTCTTCAAGCGTGCACGTGAGTCCTTCGAACGGCCCACGCCGCAGCCCGGCGACCTCGACTCCCGGGCGGTGCGCACTGTCGGCTTCGACCTCGTCCGCAAGGGCTACCACGTCGCTGTCGTCGACGCCGCACTCGACCGTCTCGAAGACGCATTCGCCAAGCAGGCGCGTGACCGTCTGATCGCGCAGTCCGGTCAGGACGCCTGGGTCTCCGAGCTCACCCGTGTGGCCGCGTCCCTGCGGGGACGCTTGGTCCGTGAGCCCGGTGAGCGCTTCGACAATCCGCCTCCCGGAGTCATCGGCTATGACATCACCCAGGTCGACGATATGTGCGACAAGGTCAACTCGTACTTCACGCAGGGCGTGGCGATGAGCGTCGACCAGGTCCGCCGTGTGCTGTTCAAGACCGCAAAAGGCAAGAAGGCGTACAACGAGGACCAGGTCGATGCGTTCATCGACCGCGTCGTCGAAGTGATGGCTTCCGTTGACTGA
- the pyrH gene encoding UMP kinase, producing the protein MTSTPVHESSYASRAVRTHRRRVLLKLSGEVFGGGKIGVDPDVVAAVAREVAPTTEDVEVSIVVGGGNFFRGAELSQRGMDRTRADYMGMLGTVMNCLALQDFLEQTGVDTRVQTAIPMSQVAESYIPRRAMRHMEKNRVVIFGAGAGLPYFSTDTVAAQRALEVHADEVLIAKNGVDGVYTADPKVDPNAEKISEISYQDALQRGLKVVDATAFSLCMDNKLPMHVFGMEGEGNLRKAIIGEKIGTVVH; encoded by the coding sequence ATGACAAGCACTCCTGTTCACGAATCCAGCTACGCCAGCCGCGCGGTGCGCACCCATCGGCGCCGCGTTCTGCTCAAGCTCTCCGGTGAGGTCTTCGGCGGCGGCAAGATCGGCGTCGATCCCGACGTCGTGGCCGCAGTCGCCCGCGAGGTCGCTCCCACCACCGAGGATGTCGAGGTCAGCATCGTCGTCGGCGGCGGCAACTTCTTCCGCGGAGCCGAACTGTCCCAGCGCGGCATGGACCGCACCCGTGCCGATTACATGGGCATGCTCGGCACCGTGATGAACTGCCTGGCACTGCAGGACTTCCTCGAACAGACGGGTGTCGACACCCGCGTGCAGACCGCGATCCCCATGTCGCAGGTCGCCGAGTCCTATATTCCCCGCCGCGCCATGCGGCACATGGAGAAGAACCGCGTCGTCATCTTCGGCGCCGGCGCCGGACTTCCGTACTTCTCCACCGACACCGTGGCCGCTCAGCGCGCACTCGAAGTGCATGCCGATGAGGTCCTCATCGCCAAGAACGGCGTCGACGGCGTCTACACCGCCGACCCCAAAGTCGACCCGAATGCCGAGAAGATCTCCGAGATCAGCTACCAAGACGCCCTGCAGCGCGGCCTCAAGGTCGTCGACGCGACCGCCTTCAGCCTGTGCATGGACAACAAGCTGCCGATGCACGTCTTCGGCATGGAAGGCGAGGGCAACCTGCGCAAGGCCATCATCGGTGAGAAGATCGGCACGGTCGTCCACTGA
- a CDS encoding acyl-CoA dehydrogenase family protein: protein MSKTLSPDDILGLDSVFEPDDLEFASIVKKWLDENVREKIGDYFLDATIPARELAEGLGELGLLGMHLDGYGCGGSTATQYGLACRELEAVDSGLRSLVSVQGSLAMFAIHHWGSEAQKEEWLPKMAAGKAIGCFGLTEPDVGSDPSGMKTTAKKDGSDWILNGAKMWITNSPVSDVMVVWAKTEEVDDKGKNVVRGFVVPSNTEGVQTPEIHRKISLRASITGEIVLDNVRLPEDAMLPKAKGLKGPLSCLSEARYGIVFGVTGAARDALLSALEYTGTRVQFDRPLASFQITQQKLAKAFGQYSQITLLAAHLGKLKDSEKGVRPEQISLGKMVNVDTAMNVCRDLRALFGGSGITSEYPPLRHAVNLETVLTYEGTHEVHQLTLGRAMTGINAFAN, encoded by the coding sequence ATGAGCAAGACGCTGAGCCCCGACGACATTCTTGGACTGGATTCGGTCTTCGAACCCGATGACCTCGAATTCGCATCGATCGTGAAGAAATGGCTGGACGAGAACGTCCGGGAGAAGATCGGCGACTATTTCCTCGACGCCACCATCCCCGCCCGAGAACTGGCCGAAGGACTCGGCGAGCTCGGTCTGCTGGGCATGCACCTCGACGGCTACGGCTGCGGCGGGTCGACGGCGACTCAGTACGGACTGGCCTGCCGCGAACTCGAAGCCGTCGACTCCGGTCTGCGCTCCCTCGTCTCAGTGCAGGGTTCGCTGGCGATGTTCGCCATCCACCACTGGGGGTCGGAAGCACAGAAGGAAGAATGGCTGCCGAAGATGGCCGCCGGCAAGGCCATCGGCTGCTTCGGTCTGACCGAACCCGATGTCGGCTCCGACCCGTCGGGGATGAAGACGACCGCGAAGAAGGACGGATCCGACTGGATCCTCAACGGCGCGAAGATGTGGATCACGAACTCCCCGGTCTCCGATGTCATGGTCGTGTGGGCCAAGACCGAAGAGGTCGACGACAAGGGCAAGAACGTCGTCCGCGGCTTCGTCGTCCCCTCGAACACCGAGGGTGTGCAGACCCCGGAGATCCACCGCAAGATCTCGCTGCGTGCGTCGATCACAGGTGAGATCGTCCTCGACAACGTCCGCCTGCCCGAGGATGCGATGCTGCCGAAGGCCAAGGGACTCAAGGGCCCCCTGTCCTGCCTGTCCGAGGCCCGCTACGGCATCGTCTTCGGTGTCACCGGTGCAGCCCGAGACGCGCTGCTCTCCGCACTGGAGTACACCGGCACCCGTGTCCAGTTCGATCGCCCGCTGGCGTCGTTCCAGATCACGCAGCAGAAGCTGGCGAAGGCCTTCGGCCAGTACTCGCAGATCACTCTGCTCGCCGCTCACCTGGGCAAGCTCAAGGACTCCGAGAAGGGTGTCCGTCCCGAGCAGATCAGCCTGGGCAAGATGGTCAACGTCGATACCGCGATGAACGTGTGCCGTGACCTGCGCGCCCTGTTCGGCGGGTCGGGCATCACGAGCGAGTACCCGCCGCTGCGTCACGCGGTCAACCTCGAGACAGTGCTCACCTACGAAGGCACGCACGAGGTGCACCAGCTGACCCTGGGTCGGGCGATGACCGGGATCAACGCCTTCGCGAACTGA